A stretch of the Actinomyces qiguomingii genome encodes the following:
- a CDS encoding S1 family peptidase → MKNRFMPGLATLTLLLAGSLTISPAHAAADDAHSAAEEAEAIAMDVDALAQDLGISEDLAETWMDGQQEFADAIDYAIDYAGDQYFSSAWTPDEQETTGFKGWVSFKGQPPADVIGEFSSLPFPVEVRTDAEHSESELEEIRQQVMSDLYEAADLEGLTGDFTDDGGLEIEHEIADSESAAESEEFEAQLQEILDAAPIEATAEEATDIEPIEEVVRGGTTINGCTLGFTATRGRMRGAITAGHCPNWAGKPTGSNANLGFVRQHIGRYGDIQLHSTTDSTRNEVRITRNGAVRKITGTGQALKGMVVCNYGRTRAFSSCARVRNANHAFYNSNGVYVGQMVQTSGAFTNPGDSGGPWYIGTSALGIHFGKSGGYSTYTKIHSAEIALNAKVKTR, encoded by the coding sequence TTGAAAAACCGCTTCATGCCAGGACTCGCCACACTCACACTACTGTTGGCAGGTTCGCTCACAATCTCACCCGCCCACGCCGCGGCCGACGACGCCCACTCCGCAGCGGAGGAGGCCGAGGCCATAGCCATGGACGTCGATGCTCTGGCGCAGGATCTTGGAATCTCGGAGGATCTCGCCGAGACCTGGATGGACGGGCAACAGGAGTTCGCCGATGCCATCGACTACGCAATCGACTACGCGGGCGATCAGTACTTCTCATCGGCATGGACACCCGATGAGCAGGAAACCACCGGCTTCAAGGGCTGGGTTTCCTTCAAGGGGCAGCCGCCTGCCGACGTCATCGGCGAGTTCAGCTCCCTGCCGTTCCCGGTGGAGGTCAGGACCGATGCCGAGCACAGTGAGTCCGAACTCGAGGAGATCCGGCAGCAGGTCATGAGCGATCTTTATGAGGCAGCCGACCTTGAGGGCCTGACCGGCGACTTCACCGACGATGGCGGCCTTGAGATCGAGCACGAAATCGCGGACTCCGAATCCGCGGCCGAGTCTGAGGAATTCGAGGCGCAACTGCAGGAGATACTGGACGCGGCCCCCATTGAGGCCACCGCCGAGGAGGCGACAGACATCGAGCCAATCGAAGAGGTGGTACGAGGCGGCACCACGATCAACGGCTGCACACTTGGATTCACCGCCACTCGAGGACGCATGCGGGGCGCCATCACCGCGGGGCACTGCCCGAACTGGGCCGGCAAACCCACAGGCAGCAACGCGAACCTCGGTTTTGTCCGTCAACACATAGGACGCTACGGCGACATCCAGCTGCACTCGACGACCGACTCCACCCGCAATGAAGTGCGGATCACAAGAAATGGGGCGGTTCGCAAGATCACCGGCACCGGGCAGGCGCTCAAAGGCATGGTGGTGTGCAACTACGGTCGTACCCGCGCGTTCTCATCGTGCGCACGGGTCAGGAATGCGAACCACGCGTTCTACAACTCCAATGGAGTGTATGTGGGACAGATGGTGCAGACCTCCGGCGCGTTCACCAATCCCGGCGACAGCGGCGGCCCGTGGTACATCGGCACCTCAGCGCTCGGTATCCACTTCGGCAAATCCGGAGGATACTCGACATACACCAAGATCCACTCCGCGGAGATCGCACTGAACGCCAAGGTCAAGACACGATGA
- a CDS encoding extracellular solute-binding protein has product MSQLIGFSKPPSRRRFLTAAVVSGAALAGAGLLGGCAPSASAGDRTRVQLWHLFTGGDGGVFQAMMDTVGKQNPQLEIDPVVLTWGGPYYTKLAMSSVGGRSPDLAVMHATRVIGYAPGGLLDTWDLNRLAEHGITPEMFPGLLWDKCFVDGRLYAIPLDFHAFLLFYNTELCRQAGLLDADGTLSGLESPEGFLDAGRRLAEVTGGQGMSFGYTGDGAQVSRMFWGLYAQTGAECTLVPDQEVQIDRDAAIEVTSFIKDMFDGTIADPNMDYGGAIGSFSTGRTGITFMGNWEYQSFLAAGVPLDAMPMPNVFGTPATFGDSHVFVLPHQTNVDESRRDAAYEVVAGMLNNSLDWAAGGHIPANTEVTDSAAFGELVPQSHYAQAIEQAAFEPASWFTGSGSDFQARVAEVMQSCWLSNSLTPEQAVDGLIDRLGRMLEQNPPA; this is encoded by the coding sequence TTGAGTCAATTAATTGGTTTTTCAAAACCGCCTAGCAGGCGCCGTTTCCTGACAGCGGCGGTGGTCTCCGGTGCCGCACTGGCCGGTGCCGGCCTCCTGGGCGGCTGCGCACCCTCGGCCTCGGCCGGGGATCGCACCCGGGTGCAGCTGTGGCACCTGTTCACCGGTGGTGACGGCGGTGTCTTCCAAGCCATGATGGACACGGTCGGCAAGCAGAATCCGCAGCTTGAGATCGATCCGGTGGTGCTCACCTGGGGCGGTCCCTACTACACCAAACTCGCCATGTCCTCCGTGGGCGGGCGCTCCCCGGACCTGGCGGTTATGCACGCCACCCGGGTGATCGGCTACGCCCCCGGCGGGCTGCTGGATACCTGGGACTTGAACCGGCTGGCGGAGCATGGCATCACCCCGGAGATGTTCCCCGGGCTGCTGTGGGACAAATGTTTCGTGGATGGACGGCTGTACGCCATTCCGTTGGACTTCCACGCCTTCCTCCTGTTCTACAACACCGAACTGTGCCGGCAGGCGGGGCTGCTTGACGCCGACGGCACCCTGTCCGGACTGGAATCCCCGGAGGGATTCCTGGATGCGGGACGCCGCCTGGCCGAGGTCACCGGTGGACAGGGCATGTCCTTCGGATACACCGGCGACGGCGCCCAGGTCTCCCGCATGTTCTGGGGGCTGTACGCCCAGACCGGCGCCGAATGCACCCTTGTTCCGGACCAGGAGGTGCAGATCGACCGGGACGCCGCCATCGAAGTCACCTCTTTCATCAAGGACATGTTCGACGGCACCATCGCCGATCCGAATATGGACTACGGCGGTGCCATCGGCTCCTTCTCCACCGGACGCACCGGCATCACCTTCATGGGCAACTGGGAGTACCAGAGCTTCCTTGCCGCCGGTGTCCCCCTGGACGCGATGCCCATGCCCAATGTTTTCGGCACGCCCGCCACCTTCGGTGACTCCCATGTATTCGTTCTGCCGCACCAGACTAATGTGGACGAATCCCGGCGGGATGCCGCATATGAGGTGGTGGCCGGCATGCTCAACAACTCCCTGGACTGGGCCGCCGGCGGGCACATTCCCGCCAATACGGAAGTCACCGATTCGGCCGCTTTCGGAGAACTCGTGCCCCAATCGCATTACGCCCAGGCCATTGAGCAGGCGGCTTTCGAACCGGCCTCCTGGTTCACCGGCTCCGGTTCTGACTTCCAAGCGCGCGTGGCCGAGGTGATGCAGTCCTGCTGGTTGTCCAACTCCCTGACCCCCGAGCAGGCGGTCGACGGGCTCATCGACCGCCTGGGCCGCATGCTCGAGCAGAACCCGCCCGCCTGA
- a CDS encoding alpha-N-arabinofuranosidase has product MTARISVDADRPIGCISPRMYGSFVEHMGRCVYTGIFEPDHPTADADGLRRDVMELVRELGVTTVRYPGGNFVSNYRWEDGVGPVQDRPRRLELAWHTTEPNTFGTDQFMTWCDQAGIEPMLAINLGTRGETEAVNLLDYVNGRADTQYANMRRTNGREEPYDVRMWCLGNEMDGPWQVGHKNAEDYAYLALSTARAMHMVDQDLELVACGSSAWEMPTFGDWERTILELAYDEVDYISLHRYIDPDAQDRASFLAAGVDLDRYIEGVVATADAVGAKRRSNKKIMISFDEWNVWRLGAWNSIEHNFAPDDWPEAAPRIEDIYTGADALVVGGLLISLLRHADRVKAASLAQLVNVIAPIMTEKGGRAWRQTTFHPFAIASRIARGRAYDAVVASPTTKTERYGEVDAVDAVVTWDEEVSAGSLLALNRSLTGSVDLTAALGSLGVSRVKEARIIAPDDLDAVNTADDPDRVCPVPHEVTLTDGVLATTLPPASWLAVELA; this is encoded by the coding sequence TTGACAGCGCGCATATCGGTCGACGCCGACCGCCCCATCGGTTGCATCTCGCCCCGCATGTACGGCTCCTTCGTGGAACACATGGGGCGCTGCGTGTACACCGGCATCTTCGAACCGGACCACCCCACCGCCGATGCCGACGGCCTGCGGCGGGATGTCATGGAACTGGTGCGCGAACTCGGAGTCACCACCGTTCGCTACCCCGGCGGCAACTTCGTGTCCAACTACCGCTGGGAGGACGGCGTCGGTCCCGTCCAGGACCGACCCCGGCGGCTGGAGTTGGCCTGGCACACCACCGAGCCCAACACCTTCGGAACCGACCAGTTCATGACCTGGTGCGACCAGGCCGGCATTGAGCCCATGCTGGCCATCAACCTCGGCACCCGCGGCGAGACCGAGGCCGTCAACCTGCTCGACTATGTCAACGGGCGGGCAGACACCCAGTACGCCAATATGCGCCGCACCAACGGGCGTGAGGAACCTTACGACGTGCGCATGTGGTGCCTGGGCAATGAGATGGATGGCCCCTGGCAGGTCGGTCACAAGAACGCCGAGGACTACGCCTACCTGGCCCTGTCCACCGCCCGCGCCATGCATATGGTGGACCAGGACCTAGAACTGGTGGCCTGCGGCTCCTCCGCCTGGGAGATGCCCACCTTCGGTGACTGGGAGCGCACCATACTCGAGCTGGCCTATGACGAGGTTGACTACATCAGCCTCCACCGCTACATCGACCCCGACGCCCAGGACCGGGCCAGCTTCCTGGCCGCCGGGGTGGACCTGGACCGCTACATTGAGGGGGTGGTCGCCACTGCGGACGCCGTCGGCGCCAAGAGGCGCTCCAACAAGAAGATCATGATCTCCTTTGACGAATGGAACGTGTGGCGCCTGGGGGCCTGGAACTCCATTGAGCACAATTTCGCCCCCGATGACTGGCCGGAGGCGGCCCCCCGCATTGAGGATATTTACACCGGCGCCGACGCCTTGGTGGTCGGTGGACTGCTCATTTCGCTGCTGCGTCACGCCGACCGCGTCAAGGCGGCCTCACTGGCACAGCTGGTCAACGTGATCGCCCCGATCATGACCGAGAAGGGCGGACGGGCCTGGCGGCAGACCACCTTCCACCCCTTCGCCATCGCCTCCCGGATCGCCCGCGGCCGAGCCTACGACGCCGTCGTCGCCAGCCCGACCACCAAAACCGAGCGCTACGGCGAGGTCGACGCCGTCGACGCCGTGGTCACCTGGGACGAGGAGGTCTCCGCCGGCTCGCTGCTGGCCCTGAACCGCTCGCTGACAGGCTCGGTCGACCTCACCGCCGCGCTGGGTTCCCTGGGCGTGAGCCGGGTCAAAGAGGCCCGGATCATCGCCCCGGACGACCTTGACGCCGTCAACACCGCCGACGATCCCGACCGCGTGTGCCCCGTGCCCCACGAGGTGACGCTGACCGACGGCGTGCTCGCCACCACGCTGCCGCCCGCCTCCTGGCTGGCTGTCGAGCTCGCCTGA
- the chvE gene encoding multiple monosaccharide ABC transporter substrate-binding protein → MSRPHVPSVSRRTALFGGMSTAVALALAACGGSGAGGGAGSDTAGKEASDLKIGVAMPTKSSERWIKDGENIKAQLEALDYNVDLQFAEDDIPTQTNQIDNMITQGVNLLIIAPIDGTALSGQLDSAGEAGIPVISYDRLIRDNENVSYYTSFDNYDVGTQMGTSLLIGMGILDADGNDAGVSPDKPYNIELFGGSPDDNNSPFFFNGAMDVIQPYIDSGVITVKSGQTEFDTVATMRWDAATAQSRMDNLITSTYSDGSRVDGVLSPLDSMSIGILGALKGAGYGTDSQPYPTVTGQDAEIAGVKSIMAGEQYSTIFKDTRALADAAVQMSVAVLAGEEPEVNDTETYDNGVKVVPSYLLKSEIITQDNVRSSLVDTGYLTEDELK, encoded by the coding sequence ATGTCCCGACCCCACGTCCCTTCCGTCTCGCGTCGTACTGCGCTATTCGGAGGCATGAGCACGGCGGTTGCACTCGCTCTGGCCGCGTGCGGTGGATCCGGTGCCGGCGGCGGCGCCGGCAGCGACACCGCCGGCAAGGAGGCCTCGGATCTCAAGATCGGCGTCGCCATGCCCACCAAGTCCTCCGAGCGATGGATTAAAGACGGTGAGAACATCAAGGCTCAGCTCGAAGCGCTTGACTACAACGTCGACCTGCAGTTCGCCGAGGACGACATCCCCACGCAGACCAACCAGATCGACAATATGATCACTCAGGGCGTGAACCTGCTCATCATCGCGCCCATCGACGGTACTGCTCTGTCCGGGCAGCTGGACTCCGCCGGCGAGGCCGGCATTCCGGTCATCTCCTACGACCGCCTCATCCGTGACAATGAGAACGTCAGCTACTACACCAGCTTCGACAACTACGACGTCGGCACCCAGATGGGCACCTCACTGCTGATCGGCATGGGCATCCTTGATGCCGATGGCAACGACGCCGGTGTCTCGCCCGATAAGCCGTACAACATCGAGCTGTTCGGCGGCTCGCCGGATGACAATAACTCCCCCTTCTTCTTCAACGGTGCCATGGACGTCATCCAGCCGTACATCGACAGCGGTGTCATCACCGTCAAATCGGGCCAGACCGAATTCGACACCGTCGCCACCATGCGTTGGGATGCCGCCACCGCCCAGTCCCGCATGGACAACCTGATCACCTCCACCTACTCCGACGGCAGCCGGGTGGACGGCGTGCTCTCACCCCTGGACTCGATGTCGATCGGTATTCTCGGGGCGCTGAAGGGCGCCGGGTACGGCACCGACTCCCAGCCCTACCCGACGGTAACCGGTCAGGACGCCGAGATTGCGGGAGTCAAGTCGATTATGGCCGGTGAGCAGTACTCCACGATCTTCAAGGACACCCGCGCATTGGCTGACGCCGCTGTGCAGATGTCCGTGGCGGTTCTCGCTGGCGAGGAGCCCGAGGTCAACGACACCGAAACCTATGACAACGGCGTGAAGGTCGTTCCCTCCTACCTGCTGAAGTCGGAGATCATCACCCAGGACAATGTGCGCAGCTCGCTTGTGGACACCGGTTACCTCACCGAGGATGAGCTTAAGTGA
- a CDS encoding aldose-1-epimerase, protein MNHTSLNGELIDLRAGDYEARIAASGATLVHLRRQGRDLVIPFDAETALPGAWQGKTLLPWPNRIAGSRYSYRDVEYLVPCNEPETGAALHGLVGWTDFAVVGPETNGVAGADAPAPDTVTLALRLPASYAYPWSLDVTVRYELDAQAGLTVTTSATNTGAAVSQAAGVVGAPVQEGAPAPAPYGVSCHPYLTRSVPLDECVLQMPAERVLDVDKHMAPAGERNVTGSDWDWRAGRRVGATATDNAYTGLPDGVWQVRLTGGADERSVVMSADAPWVQIYSGEHLGRRGVAVEPMTCPPDAFNTGQDLILLPTGQSHCFTWRLWEED, encoded by the coding sequence ATGAACCACACTTCGCTCAACGGGGAGCTCATCGACCTGCGCGCTGGCGACTACGAGGCGCGCATTGCCGCCTCGGGCGCGACCCTGGTCCACCTGCGCCGGCAGGGACGTGATCTGGTCATCCCCTTCGACGCCGAGACTGCCCTTCCCGGCGCCTGGCAGGGGAAGACACTTCTCCCGTGGCCCAACCGCATCGCTGGCTCCCGCTACAGCTACCGCGATGTGGAGTACCTGGTTCCCTGCAATGAGCCCGAAACCGGGGCGGCGCTGCACGGCCTGGTCGGCTGGACGGACTTCGCCGTGGTTGGCCCCGAGACCAACGGAGTCGCGGGCGCCGATGCTCCGGCCCCGGACACCGTCACACTCGCCCTGCGCCTGCCCGCCTCCTATGCCTACCCCTGGAGCCTGGACGTTACTGTCCGCTACGAGTTGGACGCCCAGGCCGGACTGACGGTTACCACGAGCGCCACCAATACCGGTGCCGCAGTGTCCCAGGCCGCCGGCGTCGTCGGCGCCCCGGTGCAGGAGGGCGCTCCGGCACCGGCCCCCTACGGGGTCTCCTGCCACCCCTACCTGACCCGTTCGGTCCCGTTGGACGAGTGCGTGCTGCAGATGCCCGCCGAGCGGGTGCTCGACGTCGATAAGCACATGGCACCCGCGGGGGAGCGAAACGTGACCGGCAGCGACTGGGACTGGCGCGCCGGCCGGCGAGTGGGCGCAACTGCCACCGACAACGCCTATACAGGCCTGCCCGACGGCGTATGGCAGGTGCGATTGACCGGGGGAGCGGACGAGCGCAGCGTGGTCATGAGCGCTGACGCCCCCTGGGTGCAGATTTACAGCGGTGAGCACCTGGGGCGGCGCGGTGTTGCCGTCGAACCCATGACCTGCCCGCCCGATGCCTTCAACACCGGCCAGGATCTGATCCTCCTGCCGACCGGGCAGTCCCACTGCTTCACCTGGCGGCTGTGGGAGGAGGACTGA
- a CDS encoding carbohydrate ABC transporter permease, which produces MSSETIVQPLSLRRTRQRDRAERRAEIRRTRGLLLGDSKAARVIAFLILALFAFTWLLPLIWALDTSFKTEVQAQSLPLQWIPDGGFTLENYRTVFERGEVFTWMGNTFLVATAVTVITVIISALAGYAFSRTIFRGRRALLALTIALIMVPGQILIVPLFKEMVLLNAVDTFVGVILPQTIAPMMVFIFKQYFDQVPQELEDAARVDGAGNWRLFWSIILPVSRPIVTAVAIFVFIGAWNNFMWPFIITNNPDLMTLPVGLSTVKNAYGTIYAQTMASAMIAALPLTILFMAFQRQIIKAVATTGLGGQ; this is translated from the coding sequence ATGAGCTCTGAAACCATCGTTCAGCCGCTGTCCCTGCGCCGGACGCGCCAGCGCGACCGTGCCGAGCGCCGGGCGGAGATCCGCCGTACCCGTGGTCTGCTACTGGGTGACAGCAAGGCGGCGCGCGTGATCGCCTTCCTGATCCTGGCCCTATTTGCCTTCACCTGGCTGCTGCCGCTCATTTGGGCGCTGGATACCTCGTTCAAAACCGAGGTGCAAGCCCAGTCTCTGCCGCTGCAGTGGATCCCCGACGGCGGCTTCACCCTGGAGAACTACCGCACCGTGTTTGAACGCGGAGAGGTGTTCACCTGGATGGGAAACACCTTCCTGGTTGCCACCGCCGTCACCGTAATCACGGTGATCATCAGTGCCCTGGCCGGCTACGCCTTCTCCCGCACCATCTTCCGCGGCCGCCGGGCGCTGTTGGCATTGACGATCGCGCTGATCATGGTGCCCGGGCAGATTCTGATCGTGCCCCTGTTCAAGGAGATGGTGCTGCTGAACGCGGTGGACACCTTCGTCGGCGTGATCCTGCCGCAGACGATCGCGCCCATGATGGTGTTCATCTTCAAGCAGTACTTCGATCAGGTACCCCAAGAGCTTGAGGACGCCGCCCGCGTGGATGGCGCCGGCAACTGGCGCCTGTTTTGGAGCATCATCTTGCCGGTGTCCCGGCCGATCGTCACCGCGGTCGCCATCTTCGTGTTCATCGGTGCGTGGAACAACTTCATGTGGCCGTTCATCATCACCAACAACCCCGACCTGATGACCCTGCCGGTGGGGCTGTCCACGGTGAAGAACGCCTATGGGACCATCTACGCCCAGACCATGGCCTCGGCCATGATCGCAGCGTTGCCGCTGACGATCCTGTTCATGGCTTTCCAGCGCCAGATCATCAAGGCGGTGGCCACCACCGGTCTGGGCGGGCAATGA
- a CDS encoding carbohydrate ABC transporter permease yields MTVNAVNVAASSGSRTARRLGSGLPFVIPFLIVAFLFLIAPIVYGLWLSFTEQSLMGNGGWVGLANYAEALGDATMWATLWHTIAFTLMSTVPLVVLALVMALLVYIGIPGQWFWRLSFFAPYLLPVAVVVQIWTWLFNSDVGFINYWLQQIGLDRVGWLTEVDVAMWSMVILTVWWTVGFNFLLYLSSLQAIPDLLYEAAEVDGAGFWRKLWSVTLPQLRATTVLVATLQVIASLKIFDQMFIAFNGGSGPEGSTRPILQYIYDTGFTNYRMGYASAMSYIFFIVIIVITVAFRFLTRSRKDVDNEL; encoded by the coding sequence ATGACTGTCAACGCCGTCAACGTTGCCGCCTCTTCCGGTTCCCGCACGGCCCGGCGGCTGGGCTCCGGTCTTCCCTTCGTCATCCCCTTCCTGATCGTGGCCTTCCTGTTCCTGATCGCCCCCATCGTCTATGGACTGTGGCTGTCTTTCACCGAGCAGTCCCTGATGGGAAATGGCGGCTGGGTGGGCCTGGCCAACTACGCCGAGGCGCTCGGTGACGCCACCATGTGGGCCACCTTGTGGCACACGATCGCCTTCACCCTGATGAGCACCGTCCCGCTGGTGGTGCTGGCCCTGGTGATGGCGCTGCTGGTCTACATCGGCATCCCCGGCCAGTGGTTCTGGAGGCTGTCATTTTTCGCCCCCTACCTGCTGCCGGTCGCCGTCGTCGTGCAGATCTGGACCTGGCTGTTTAATTCCGACGTCGGCTTCATCAACTACTGGCTGCAACAGATCGGGCTGGACCGGGTCGGTTGGCTCACCGAGGTGGATGTGGCCATGTGGTCAATGGTGATCCTCACCGTCTGGTGGACGGTCGGCTTCAACTTTTTGCTGTACCTGTCCAGCCTCCAGGCCATCCCGGACCTGCTGTATGAGGCCGCGGAGGTTGACGGAGCCGGATTCTGGCGCAAGCTGTGGTCGGTGACTCTGCCGCAGCTGCGCGCGACCACGGTGCTTGTGGCCACACTGCAGGTGATCGCCTCGCTGAAGATCTTCGACCAGATGTTCATCGCCTTCAACGGCGGTTCGGGACCAGAGGGCTCCACCCGCCCCATCCTCCAATACATCTATGACACGGGTTTCACGAACTACCGCATGGGTTACGCCTCGGCGATGTCATACATCTTCTTCATCGTCATCATTGTCATCACCGTGGCCTTCCGGTTCCTGACCCGCTCCCGGAAGGACGTCGATAATGAGCTCTGA
- a CDS encoding LacI family DNA-binding transcriptional regulator has translation MSEPSAQAVSGGAGRRPGMMDVARLAGVSHQTVSRVINRPDSVRPATLAKVRDAIDQLGYRPNLAARALVTDSTRMIGVVTTGSHFQGPASTTAAIEVAARQAGYATLVTALKREKADASNEIREVFDFFIERGVDGVIAVAPQTWIATSAERVARAVPLVVVADGLTPSERIHVVSVDQELGARMAVGHLLGLERNSIAHLAGPADWYDALARARGWRSALEDAGREAPVMLNGDWSAERGYEVGAQMVARGLPDAIFCANDLMALGMLAALRDQGVRVPEDMAVVGFDDTPGTAFFSPPLTTVRQPFDELGVLCMEVLLRAIDGEVGTTHSISPTLRVRRSSA, from the coding sequence GTGTCCGAGCCGTCCGCGCAGGCAGTGTCCGGGGGTGCGGGGCGGCGTCCGGGAATGATGGACGTCGCCCGCCTGGCCGGTGTCTCCCACCAGACCGTCTCCCGCGTCATCAACCGTCCCGACTCTGTTCGACCAGCCACTTTGGCGAAAGTTCGGGATGCCATCGACCAGCTCGGCTACCGGCCGAACCTGGCCGCCCGTGCCCTGGTCACCGACTCCACCCGCATGATCGGCGTGGTCACTACCGGCTCCCACTTCCAAGGACCGGCCTCCACCACGGCAGCCATTGAGGTTGCCGCCCGACAGGCCGGGTACGCCACGCTTGTGACCGCTCTGAAGCGTGAGAAGGCGGATGCGAGCAATGAGATCCGGGAGGTCTTCGACTTCTTCATAGAACGCGGCGTGGACGGCGTGATCGCCGTTGCCCCGCAGACCTGGATCGCTACCTCCGCGGAACGGGTTGCCCGGGCAGTACCGCTCGTGGTTGTGGCCGACGGGCTGACGCCGAGCGAGCGCATTCACGTGGTGTCAGTTGACCAGGAACTGGGGGCGCGCATGGCGGTGGGGCACCTGCTGGGCTTGGAGCGCAACAGCATCGCGCATCTGGCGGGCCCGGCGGACTGGTACGACGCCCTGGCTCGCGCCCGCGGCTGGCGCTCCGCCCTGGAGGACGCCGGACGTGAGGCGCCCGTGATGCTTAACGGGGACTGGAGTGCCGAGCGGGGATACGAGGTGGGCGCTCAGATGGTGGCGCGCGGCCTGCCAGATGCGATCTTCTGCGCCAATGATCTGATGGCCCTGGGCATGCTGGCGGCGTTGCGTGACCAGGGGGTGCGCGTGCCCGAGGACATGGCCGTGGTCGGCTTTGACGACACCCCTGGAACCGCCTTCTTCTCCCCGCCGCTGACCACGGTGCGTCAGCCCTTTGACGAGCTTGGCGTGCTGTGCATGGAGGTGCTCCTGCGGGCCATCGACGGCGAAGTGGGCACCACCCACTCGATCTCACCGACTCTGCGCGTGCGCCGTTCCAGCGCCTGA
- a CDS encoding LacI family DNA-binding transcriptional regulator: MSATLFDVAALAGVSTKTVSRVVNAEPGVSPATRERVLAAVARTGYSPNASARSLRTGHSNTIGLAVPELAQPFFAEIADRIAAEARRHNLAVVLGVTGERGQGEADFLAEHPDLDGTIMYWQGMEPEQVTAFASRHALVLLGESRHEAVDRVAMDNEGGIDLVVSHLRALGRTRIAALGVSAPGRWTHAAALTRTAALRMAMVRHRLTLDERLTVVSSEWRPVDGAAAVRSLLERGADFDAIIAFNDALALGTLHELAAAGIRVPEDVAVTGIDNLELSRYASPSLTTVSPNLGAYAADAVSLLRQRIASPQAPVRTVIEDVVLLARESSVGGDTPWPRA, translated from the coding sequence ATGTCCGCCACGCTGTTCGACGTCGCAGCTCTTGCGGGCGTATCTACCAAGACAGTCTCGCGGGTGGTCAACGCCGAGCCGGGGGTCTCCCCCGCCACCCGCGAGCGCGTGCTGGCGGCCGTGGCCCGCACCGGCTACTCCCCCAACGCCTCCGCCCGCTCACTGCGGACCGGCCATTCGAACACGATCGGTTTGGCGGTGCCGGAATTGGCCCAGCCTTTCTTCGCCGAGATCGCCGACCGCATCGCCGCCGAGGCGCGCCGCCACAATCTGGCGGTGGTACTAGGGGTAACCGGCGAAAGAGGCCAGGGCGAGGCGGATTTCCTTGCCGAGCACCCCGATCTGGACGGCACGATCATGTACTGGCAAGGAATGGAGCCGGAGCAGGTCACCGCATTCGCCTCCCGGCATGCGCTGGTACTGCTGGGCGAGAGCCGACATGAGGCGGTGGACCGGGTGGCCATGGACAACGAAGGCGGCATCGACCTGGTCGTCTCCCATCTGCGAGCTCTGGGACGCACACGCATAGCCGCCCTGGGCGTGAGCGCACCGGGCCGGTGGACGCACGCGGCGGCCCTGACCCGTACCGCCGCCCTGCGCATGGCGATGGTGAGACATCGGCTGACACTGGACGAGCGCCTGACGGTGGTCTCCTCTGAATGGCGCCCCGTCGACGGCGCCGCCGCCGTGCGCAGTCTGTTGGAGCGCGGTGCCGACTTCGACGCCATAATCGCCTTCAACGACGCACTGGCGCTCGGCACGCTCCACGAACTCGCGGCGGCCGGGATACGCGTTCCCGAGGATGTCGCCGTGACCGGTATCGATAATCTTGAACTCTCGCGCTATGCCTCCCCATCTTTGACGACCGTCTCCCCGAACCTGGGCGCCTACGCCGCCGACGCTGTCTCACTGCTGCGTCAGCGCATCGCCTCCCCGCAGGCCCCCGTCCGCACAGTCATTGAGGACGTGGTGCTATTGGCCCGCGAGTCCAGCGTCGGAGGTGACACGCCGTGGCCGCGCGCGTGA